CTCTCCATCACCGCATGCACCGGTGACCCGCTGGGATGTCCGGACCATCGCCCGGCCACGGAGACGGGTTCAGCAATCCAGTGTGGTGTCGCGTTCCCACTGGGTGAGATGGCGGCAATACTGGTTCCACTCGTTGTGCTTGAGCTTGAGGTACCCGGCGGATACTTCCTTGCCAAGCGCGTTCTGCAGATAGCTGTCACCTTCAAAGGCGCGCAGGGCATCCAGAAGGTTGAGCGGCAGCTTGCGCGCATCCTTGATCGTGTGGCCCTCGGCATACATGTCGATGTCGAGGCGCTTGCCCGGATCCATCTTCTCTTCAATGCCGTGCATGCCGGCCACAAGGATGGACGCAAGCAGCAGATACGGATTGGCGGCACCGTCCGGCAAACGGTATTCGGCGCGGCCAGCGTCCGGGATGCGTACCATGTGGGTGCGGTTGTTGCCGCCGTAGGTGATTGACGACGGCGACCACGTTGCACCGGAAATGGTGCGCGGCGCGTTGATGCGCTTGTAGCTGTTCACCGTGGGGTTGGTGATGGCCGCCATGGCAGCGGCATGCTGCATCAGGCCGCCCAGGAAATGATAGCCGAGTTGCGAGACGCCAAGCTCTCCCTTGTCGTCTTCAAACAGGTTCTTCTTGCGGTCATTGTCCCACACGGACAGGTGCACGTGGCAGCCATTGCCGGTGAGGTTGATGAAGGGCTTCGGCATGAAAGTGGCGCGCATGCCATGCTTCTCGGCAATGGCCTTCACCATGAACTTGAAGAAGGCCAACTGGTCTGCGGTTGTCACCGCGTCGTTGAAGTTCCAGTTGATCTCGAACTGGCCGTTCGCATCTTCATGGTCGTTCTGGTACGGGCCCCAGCCCAGCTTCACCATCGTCGAGCAGATTTCGCCGATCACATCGAGGCGGCGCATGATGGCGGACTGGTCGTAGCAAGGCTTGTCCTGCGTGTCCTTGGTGTCGGAAACGCCGGAGCCATCGGAATTGATCAGATGAAATTCCGGTTCAACACCTGCCATCAACTTCATGTTTTTGGCTGAATATTTCTCAACGAGTCGGCGCAAAACCACACGTGGCGCCTGGGCCAGAGGTTCGCCGTTCATCCAGGGGTCGCCAGCAACCCAGGCCACATCCGGACGCCACGGCAACTGGATTGCGGTCGATGCATCGGGCATCACCAGAATATCGGGATGGGCCGGTGTCTGATCCAGCCAAGTGGCAAAGCCGGCGAAACCGGCGCCCGCCTTCTGCATCCGCGCGGCCGCCTCCACCGGCACAAGTTTGGCACGCTGGGTGCCAAACAGGTCGGTGAAATTGAACAGGAAGAATCTGACCTCCTTGTGGTCTTTCGCAAAGCTGGCGAGATCGCCCATGTGTGTCTCCATTCCCTATGATTTTTTGTTTTTGTGTGTGGTGCGGCGGATCAATATCCGCCGCGGCCCGGTATCCAGCTTGTCCCGGCGAGTGGTACGCCTGCCATCGCCGCGGCTTCCACCGTCAACGCGCAGAGGTCTTCCGGCTCCAGATTGTGCAAGTGGCTCTTGCCGCAGGCGCGGGCCACGGTTTGCGCTTCGAGCGTCATGACCTTGAGGTAGTTGGAGAGACGCCGCCCTGCCTTCACCGGATCGAGGCGCTTGGCCAGATCAGGGTCTTGCGTGGTGATGCCCGCCGGGTCACGGCCCTCGTGCCAGTCGTCGTAGGCACCAGCCGTCGTTCCCAGCGCCTTGTACTCTTCCTCAAGATGCGGATCATTGTCGCCCAGCGCCACCAGTGCAGCCGTGCCGATGGCAACGGCATCGGCACCAAGTGCCAGCGCCTTCGCCACGTCCGCCCCGTTGCGAATGCCGCCCGAGATGATGAGCTGCACCTTGCGGTGCATGCCGAGGTCCTGCAGCGCCTTCACCGCGGGGCGGAGACAGGCAAGCGTCGGCAGTCCCACATGTTCGATGAACACTTCCTGCGTGGCAGCCGTACCGCCCTGCATGCCGTCGAGGACGACAACGTCGGCGCCGGACTTCACGGCCAGCGCCACGTCGTAGTAGGGACGCGTGCCGCCAACCTTCACGTAGATCGGCTTTTCCCAGGAGGTGATTTCACGCAACTCGTGAATCTTGATTTCAAGGTCGTCCGGTCCCGTCCAGTCAGGATGACGGCAGGCCGAGCGCTGGTCGATGCCTTTCGGCAGGCAACGCATTTGCGCCACGCGGTCCGAAATCTTCTGGCCGAGCAGCATGCCACCACCACCGGGCTTGGCACCCTGCCCCACGACGACTTCGATGGCATCCGCCTTGCGAAGATCGTCCGGGTTCATGCCGTAGCGTGAGGGCAGATACTGGTAGACGAGGTGCCTGGACTGGCCGCGCTCTTCAGGCGTCATGCCGCCGTCGCCCGTCGTGGTCGACGTTCCGGCCATGGACGCGCCGCGGCCCAGCGCTTCCTTGGCCTGCGCGGAGAGCGAGCCGAAGCTCATGCCAGCAATCGTGATCGGGATCTTCAGCTCAATCGGCTTCTTGGCAAAACGCGTGCCGAGGACCACGTCCGTGCCGCACTTTTCGCGGTATCCTTCCAGCGGATAACGCGAAATGGATGCACCGAGGAACAGGAGGTCATCGAAATGCGGGAGACGGCGCTTGGCGCCCGCACCACGGATATCGTAGATGCCTGTCGTCGCGGCACGGCGGATTTCCGAAAGCGTATAGTCGTCGAACGTCGCCGATTTGCGCGGCAAGGTGCGTGGAATGTTGCTGTCCATGAAAGACCTCAGTAGGCGTCGGCGTGGTCGACGTTGAAATTGTAGAGTTTGCGGGCAGACCCATAGCGGCGGAAGTCCTGCGGCCGGTCCTTGCGTCTGGCGCGCTCAAGAAGTTTCGCGAGATCCTCCAGGTGCTCGGCACGCATCTCCTTCTCGATACAGTCAGAGCCGAGGCTCGTGACCTTGCCCTTCACATAAAGGCGCGCTTCGTAGATCGAGTCACCCAGGGCATCGCCCGCGTCGCCGCAGACAACAAGGTTGCCGCGCTGCGCCATGAAGGCCGACATGTGGCCGATGGAACCGCCGACCACGATATCGACGCCCTTCATCGAGATACCGCAGCGGGACGAGGCATCGCCGTCAATGACGAGCAATCCGCCGTTGGCCGTCGCACCGGCGGATTCCGAGGCATTGCCCTTGACCCACACCGTGCCCGACATCAGATTCTCGGCAACGCCGACACCCGCATGGCCATGGATGATGATGTCGGCGTGCTTGTTCATGCCGCCACAATAGAAGCCTACATGGCCCTGGATTTCCACCGTCAGTGGCGCATCAAGGCCGCAGGCGATGGCGTGTTGACCCATCGGGTTGCGGATGATCCAATGTCGGTCATTGGTGTCCTTCGGGAGTTTGTAGAGGCGCTGGTTGACGCCCGTCACTCCTTCTTTCTTCAGGTCGATTTCGCTCATGCGTGGCCACCCCATGTGTAGACTTTTTCAGGTTCTGGTTCCCAGGTGCGGGCCGTTTCCGAACCGGGAAGATGTGCAATCGCCCGCCACTCCGTGGCCATGGCGACCCAATCGTCGGTCTCCGCCATCACCGCATGCTTGCAGGCGATGGGATCGCGCACGACGGCAAAGCCATCGGCCGTACCGACGAGGAAGGTGTAGAAACCATCAAGGTCCTTGAGGCCGTCTTCCATGGCCTGCTTCAGCGATGCGCCGTTGCGCAGCTTCCAGGTCATGTAGGCAGCCGCCACTTCCGTGTCGTTCTCGGTCTGGAATTCCATGCCTTCGCGCCGCAGGTTCTCACGCAGGCGGTTGTGGTTCGACAATGAGCCGTTGTGCACGAGGCAAAGATCGGCACCGGTCGCAAACGGATGCGAGCCAGCCGTCGTCACGGCACTTTCCGTGGCCATGCGGGTGTGCCCGATGATGTGCGTGCCCTTGGCGGAGGCCAGTTCGAACTTGTCGTAGACGTTTTCGGGAAGGCCTGTTTCCTTGAAGATTTCAATCGTGTGGCCGGACCCCACGATGCGTACGCCAGGATGATTGTGCTTCAGCCAGTTCACCACCTTGTCTTCCTTCGCCGTGGTGACGAGGATGCAGTGATTGCCGATCTTCTTGACCGAAGCCTCGCACTTCAGTGCGCGTTCCAGTCCGGTGTCGACCTTCTTCCAGTCGTAATCGGATTCATCGTGGGCAAGCGAAAACTTGATCTCGTTCTTCTTGACCGGATTCCGGTAGACGGCGACGCCGGCCGAGTCCGGCCCTCGGTTCGTCATCTCGATGATCATGGGCTTGAACATCGCCCCAAGCTTCGGCTGAAGCTTTTGATTTTTCAGGTAAAGTCCAACAATTCCACACATGGGTGCAACTCCCTTCCGCTGTGGCGATTGGGATGCAGCCTATCAGGGCAATTTGCTCTGTCAACTAGGAGGAACTATTTATTCACGTCAGGAATAGGTTCACTCGTCCCGGCGATAACTGATGATCGACAGATACCGGGCCGGCAGCTTCTTCATTTCGTCGGGACCGTGAGGCGCTTCCGCATCAAAGAACAACGCGTCACCAGGATGCATGTCGTAGGTCTTGTCGCCATGGCGATAAATGACGTTGCCCTCGATCATGTAAAGGAACTCGAGCCCGCTGTGCTGGAAGGTCGGGAAGACGTCGGTCTCGTGGGTAAGGGTGATGAGATAGGGCTCGACCATCACGGGTCCGTGTGGACTGTGACCGAGGAGCTGATACTGATGGCCGGCCCGGGTGCCACGCCGTTCGATGGTGA
The nucleotide sequence above comes from Hyphomicrobiales bacterium. Encoded proteins:
- a CDS encoding protein glxC → MSEIDLKKEGVTGVNQRLYKLPKDTNDRHWIIRNPMGQHAIACGLDAPLTVEIQGHVGFYCGGMNKHADIIIHGHAGVGVAENLMSGTVWVKGNASESAGATANGGLLVIDGDASSRCGISMKGVDIVVGGSIGHMSAFMAQRGNLVVCGDAGDALGDSIYEARLYVKGKVTSLGSDCIEKEMRAEHLEDLAKLLERARRKDRPQDFRRYGSARKLYNFNVDHADAY
- the glnT gene encoding type III glutamate--ammonia ligase, whose product is METHMGDLASFAKDHKEVRFFLFNFTDLFGTQRAKLVPVEAAARMQKAGAGFAGFATWLDQTPAHPDILVMPDASTAIQLPWRPDVAWVAGDPWMNGEPLAQAPRVVLRRLVEKYSAKNMKLMAGVEPEFHLINSDGSGVSDTKDTQDKPCYDQSAIMRRLDVIGEICSTMVKLGWGPYQNDHEDANGQFEINWNFNDAVTTADQLAFFKFMVKAIAEKHGMRATFMPKPFINLTGNGCHVHLSVWDNDRKKNLFEDDKGELGVSQLGYHFLGGLMQHAAAMAAITNPTVNSYKRINAPRTISGATWSPSSITYGGNNRTHMVRIPDAGRAEYRLPDGAANPYLLLASILVAGMHGIEEKMDPGKRLDIDMYAEGHTIKDARKLPLNLLDALRAFEGDSYLQNALGKEVSAGYLKLKHNEWNQYCRHLTQWERDTTLDC
- a CDS encoding helix-turn-helix transcriptional regulator, whose translation is MDEFQNPHAVNASENRYLEEAIGREVRRYREKLGLTISELAKQSGLSAGMLSKIENGATSPSLASLQAISRALQIPFTALFRSFEEVRDATFVKAGQGLTIERRGTRAGHQYQLLGHSPHGPVMVEPYLITLTHETDVFPTFQHSGLEFLYMIEGNVIYRHGDKTYDMHPGDALFFDAEAPHGPDEMKKLPARYLSIISYRRDE
- a CDS encoding glutamine amidotransferase family protein; its protein translation is MCGIVGLYLKNQKLQPKLGAMFKPMIIEMTNRGPDSAGVAVYRNPVKKNEIKFSLAHDESDYDWKKVDTGLERALKCEASVKKIGNHCILVTTAKEDKVVNWLKHNHPGVRIVGSGHTIEIFKETGLPENVYDKFELASAKGTHIIGHTRMATESAVTTAGSHPFATGADLCLVHNGSLSNHNRLRENLRREGMEFQTENDTEVAAAYMTWKLRNGASLKQAMEDGLKDLDGFYTFLVGTADGFAVVRDPIACKHAVMAETDDWVAMATEWRAIAHLPGSETARTWEPEPEKVYTWGGHA
- a CDS encoding FMN-binding glutamate synthase family protein, which codes for MDSNIPRTLPRKSATFDDYTLSEIRRAATTGIYDIRGAGAKRRLPHFDDLLFLGASISRYPLEGYREKCGTDVVLGTRFAKKPIELKIPITIAGMSFGSLSAQAKEALGRGASMAGTSTTTGDGGMTPEERGQSRHLVYQYLPSRYGMNPDDLRKADAIEVVVGQGAKPGGGGMLLGQKISDRVAQMRCLPKGIDQRSACRHPDWTGPDDLEIKIHELREITSWEKPIYVKVGGTRPYYDVALAVKSGADVVVLDGMQGGTAATQEVFIEHVGLPTLACLRPAVKALQDLGMHRKVQLIISGGIRNGADVAKALALGADAVAIGTAALVALGDNDPHLEEEYKALGTTAGAYDDWHEGRDPAGITTQDPDLAKRLDPVKAGRRLSNYLKVMTLEAQTVARACGKSHLHNLEPEDLCALTVEAAAMAGVPLAGTSWIPGRGGY